The Candidatus Desulfatibia profunda DNA segment ATTCTTTTATTTAAACGAAAAACACCCATGTTGTCTTTTCGTGGATCGACGTTTCCAGGCTGAGTACTTTTAATAATGAATAATAAGCCAGAAATACTACTAGAATCGGTGACAGAAGAATCAGCCTCAAAAACACCAGTCAGATCCTGAATCCGTATTTTGTTTTTACTCGGTTCATATGCTTCTTAGTGACATACCGACCGAGATCATTGGTAAAGCCCAATCAGGACGAAATCTTTCAGACGCTCCTATTCCCATGGAGACAGGCTAACATCTTATCAATCTTCGTGTCATTTCAATAAAACACCCGGTTTGATGGGCAATATTCTGAGAACTTTTAACGAATTTAGAACGATCATAACTTGAAGCTGAAAGAGCATTGATAATTTCTTTTAAGATGACATGGGGTATGCCCAATAATGATTTTATCCAGGATGAATAATTTGACCAACTGCTTTTTAAATAGGCATAGGATGTGCCAGTGACATAGGCCCTCTTTAGCCTGTACGAAAGGAAAAAATGCGTGGTTGGAGTAAAATGCTTTACCTGGATTTCAGGGTCATACCAAAATTTATCCTTTCCGTTTTTGTATAGTCGAAAAAAAAATTCAGTGTCTTCTCCCATTCGTAGTTTTCCTCCAACCATTCCAAATCCAGTCGAAAAACCTCCGAACTTATCGAAGATCCTTCTTGGGAATGCCATGTTCGAACCTGAAAAACCATATGCATCCCCTGGTGGTTTTAGAAACCCAGCCTCATCGCCCCATGTTCGGGTTTCAAGCTCGTCAGAAAACCAGATTGGAGGTGAACTTTCGTACCATGGAAGAATTTCCCCCCCCACGGCTACCGGGTTCGGTTTCACATTCGAAAAAGCCTTAAGAATCCTTTCACACCAATCAGGGGATGCCTGCGCATCGTCATCTATATATGCGACATATTCACCAGTTGATTCTTGCCAACCACGGTTGCGGGCATGGCTGAGCCCCTGCTTTGTTTCTATGACCATCCGAAAATTGGGTTGTGATTTAACAAACTTTGCTGCGGCCTCAATGGTTGCATCTGTAGAGTTATTGTTGACGACGATGACTTCGTAGAGGGATTTATCTGCTGTCTGGGCGACCAGCGACTCAAGACATGTTCTCAGTAAGTCAGCCCTGTTATATGTGCAGACGACTACTGAGACAAGGGGAGTTAAGCTATTTTTCCCCATGCTGCACCTTAAAATTATTTATCGCTTCTTTATAAAACTCTGTTAATTGACCAACCCTGTCTTCACACTTAATAGCCTCAATATGAGAAATTATTTTTTGCCGCATTGCCTCTCTTTGCTCGCTGTTCAGATTCAAGAATTTTTTAATGGCCTTTTTTATGCTTTCAATATCTGCATTCTTTGCCAAAAATCCAGTCTCTCCATCTACAATCATTTCATCCAGACTAGAGTCATATGTCCCAATCACCGGTTTTCCAAACATCTGCGCCTCAATACAGGCATTCGGATAGTTGTCAACCCTTGAAGGCATTAAAATAGCCTCGGCATTGGTAATA contains these protein-coding regions:
- a CDS encoding glycosyltransferase family 2 protein, with protein sequence MGKNSLTPLVSVVVCTYNRADLLRTCLESLVAQTADKSLYEVIVVNNNSTDATIEAAAKFVKSQPNFRMVIETKQGLSHARNRGWQESTGEYVAYIDDDAQASPDWCERILKAFSNVKPNPVAVGGEILPWYESSPPIWFSDELETRTWGDEAGFLKPPGDAYGFSGSNMAFPRRIFDKFGGFSTGFGMVGGKLRMGEDTEFFFRLYKNGKDKFWYDPEIQVKHFTPTTHFFLSYRLKRAYVTGTSYAYLKSSWSNYSSWIKSLLGIPHVILKEIINALSASSYDRSKFVKSSQNIAHQTGCFIEMTRRLIRC